A stretch of DNA from Bacteroidota bacterium:
AACATACGAAACAGGAATAAAAGTTCCAAATTGTTTTTATATTCAAATATTCTTATCATTCAATCAAAAAAGGAGATAACAATGTATCGGACAATTGAAGATTTTAGTAAAGTGTGGAAATACGAAAGCGAGGGGACTGCGAAAACATTAAAATACTTAACCAATTCTTCGCTGCCAATTAAAGTTACGGAAGATGGCAGGTCGTTGGGCTTTCTTGCTTGGCATATTGTGTTAACATTAGGAGAGATGGGCGGACATATGGGGCTAAGTGTTAATGCGCCATCGGAAAATTCAGAAGAACCTAAAGAAATAGAAAAAATAATTTCTACTTATGAATTAGCTGCCAAATCGTTGGAAGTCGATGTTCAAACAAAGTGGAACGATGCGATGTTACTTGAAGTGATTGAGATGTACGGCGAAAAGTGGCGCCGAGGAGATGCTCTCTCATCTTTAATCAGACACGAAATACACCACCGCGCTCAAATGACAGTCCTGATGCGACAAGCCGGGTTAAAAGTCCCTGGCATCTACGGCCCTGCCAAGGAAGAATGGGCTGATATCGGGATGCCGGTACAAAAATGATTTGAGAAATAGTTATTAGTTTATGGTTCTCTGTTTTAGTTCAATTGTTAGTGGTTATAGTTTAAGAGTATTATCGGAACAACATTGAAAAGCATCACAAACCATCAACCAAAAACTAAAACAAGTAACTATCAACTATAACTAAAAACTGTCAACCAATAACCAAATCAATCTGCTTAATACAAATGAACAAAATCATTATTTTTCTCTTTATATTTTTTACAATCCCCAACATTATCTTCTCTCAAAATAATCCGTCAATAAGACGAATTGATTGGGAAAGCGTACACACCATCACAGTTACCGGTATCGATGCTCTCTACAATTTTAAGTTCAAGGAAGCTGAAGAAAAGTTTGATGAAGTGATAAAAATAGCACCAGCCGACCCACGCGGACATTTTTTTAAAGCGATGATTTATCACTACCGATATACATTTTTGAGAATCCGCACTGACTTTGATAAGTTTATTCAATTATCGGATAATGTAATTGATGCAGCGGAAAAAGTTCTGGATAAAGATAATAATAATTCAAACGCTATGTTTTATTTAGGTGGGATTTATGGTTATAGAGGAATTGTTCGATCGCAAGAAAATCAAATTGTAAGGGCAGTGTGGGATGGAAGGAAAGGTTATAGTTATTTAGAAGACGCGATTGAAGCGAATTTGAATAATCACGATGCCGAAATGGGCTTAGGGATGTTCAATTATTTTGTATCACGGATTCCAAGTTCGTTCAGATGGATGATAAAAATTATGGGCTTCAATGGTGACAGGCAAAAAGGTTTGGAACAGTTAGAGCGTGCGGCTGCAAAAGGTATTTACGCAAATAACGAAGCTAAGTGGTGGCTATCGCAATTTTATGTAGCCGAAGAA
This window harbors:
- a CDS encoding DinB family protein, producing the protein MYRTIEDFSKVWKYESEGTAKTLKYLTNSSLPIKVTEDGRSLGFLAWHIVLTLGEMGGHMGLSVNAPSENSEEPKEIEKIISTYELAAKSLEVDVQTKWNDAMLLEVIEMYGEKWRRGDALSSLIRHEIHHRAQMTVLMRQAGLKVPGIYGPAKEEWADIGMPVQK